In Oceanidesulfovibrio indonesiensis, one DNA window encodes the following:
- a CDS encoding phage holin family protein, producing the protein MVREVFLDHLTLKSVFAAIGGGAAWLIGGLNAALLALTVLYVTDFLLGFYRAWEAGSYSSRRFRRGLCKFLLYAVVIMSAHMLDLSLADPLPFVSNYVRDFMVAFICINEFLSVCRHLGELGMRVPRKLILKLESFQEQGGDK; encoded by the coding sequence ATGGTTAGAGAAGTATTCCTGGACCACCTGACGCTGAAGTCCGTTTTCGCCGCCATAGGCGGTGGCGCGGCGTGGCTGATCGGGGGCCTCAACGCAGCCTTGCTGGCGCTCACGGTGCTGTACGTCACGGACTTTCTTCTCGGGTTCTATCGCGCCTGGGAAGCCGGCTCGTACAGCAGCAGACGTTTTCGCCGCGGGCTTTGCAAATTCCTCCTGTACGCCGTGGTCATCATGTCGGCCCACATGCTCGATCTGTCGCTGGCCGACCCGCTGCCGTTCGTATCCAACTACGTGCGCGACTTCATGGTCGCGTTCATCTGCATCAACGAATTTCTGTCCGTGTGCCGGCATCTGGGAGAGCTCGGGATGCGCGTTCCCCGCAAGCTCATCCTCAAGCTGGAATCGTTTCAGGAGCAGGGAGGGGACAAGTGA
- a CDS encoding transglycosylase SLT domain-containing protein, with translation MRQRFQAHAIAAAEQHNLPPALVCAVVTVESGWEATASRFEPHYRYLWDVRSNTPFRRLTTTESNSEQAPPDFHAPHGVGRHTEWQHQQTSWGLMQIMGAVARERGFTARFLTALCEPKIGLEYGCRHLAHYAYACRYLERFGWAGVCRAYNGGPYAAVHVTNPEYPHKVFAALGGKWPQS, from the coding sequence GTGAGACAGAGATTTCAGGCCCATGCAATTGCAGCGGCCGAGCAGCACAACCTGCCGCCGGCTCTCGTTTGTGCGGTGGTCACGGTGGAGTCTGGCTGGGAAGCCACAGCCAGCCGCTTCGAACCGCATTACCGTTACCTGTGGGACGTGCGCAGCAACACGCCGTTTCGCCGGTTGACCACGACTGAGTCCAATAGCGAGCAAGCTCCGCCGGATTTTCACGCCCCTCACGGTGTGGGCCGCCATACGGAATGGCAGCACCAGCAGACGAGCTGGGGTCTCATGCAGATCATGGGTGCAGTAGCGCGGGAGCGCGGCTTTACGGCCCGCTTCCTTACCGCCTTATGCGAGCCAAAGATCGGCCTTGAGTACGGTTGCCGGCACCTGGCGCATTACGCCTACGCCTGCCGTTACCTCGAACGTTTCGGCTGGGCCGGAGTCTGCCGCGCCTACAACGGCGGCCCGTATGCGGCCGTCCACGTAACGAATCCCGAGTACCCCCACAAGGTCTTCGCCGCTCTCGGCGGCAAGTGGCCGCAATCATAA
- a CDS encoding phage tail protein codes for MAKNDLIRIDTFHAEKALEDLQDALSMVPGGMKKAMCRALSRTIKGMRTDAVRQIRKDYNVPAKDVRSKMTVVSPKPADNHPRALLRAEGRMSVPLFRYGARPRVPVAAGGRRPRKGVSVQVKKTSGRKVIEGSFVQRPKNGGGVQIMKRETKERDSHQVLYGPSHLQALKDEGNLFELQELAEERLQKNIIHEADFVLQQAGLR; via the coding sequence ATGGCGAAAAACGATCTGATCCGAATCGACACCTTCCATGCGGAGAAGGCCCTCGAGGATCTGCAGGACGCTTTGTCGATGGTTCCCGGCGGGATGAAAAAGGCCATGTGCCGGGCCTTGTCCAGAACGATCAAGGGCATGCGCACGGACGCGGTGCGGCAGATCCGCAAGGACTACAACGTCCCGGCCAAGGACGTGCGCAGCAAGATGACCGTGGTCAGCCCGAAACCGGCGGATAACCATCCCCGCGCCTTGCTCAGAGCGGAAGGGCGCATGTCCGTGCCGCTCTTCCGGTACGGCGCACGCCCCCGCGTTCCGGTGGCTGCGGGCGGCCGCCGGCCCAGGAAAGGCGTGTCCGTCCAGGTCAAGAAGACGTCCGGCCGCAAGGTGATTGAAGGTTCCTTTGTCCAGCGTCCCAAAAACGGTGGCGGCGTGCAGATAATGAAGCGTGAAACCAAAGAAAGGGATTCCCATCAAGTTCTGTATGGCCCGAGTCACCTGCAGGCCCTCAAAGACGAGGGCAATCTGTTCGAGCTGCAGGAGCTTGCCGAAGAACGGTTGCAGAAGAACATCATCCACGAAGCCGATTTCGTGCTCCAGCAGGCGGGGCTGCGATGA
- a CDS encoding capsid cement protein, which yields MSYNDYGIGSHPTAQDIVDGRRVEFNASGHVVYAPATRLGVGVSRISQKSGEDIGVAYWNKPGTHHIEVKGAIDIGDQVFAAANGTVSVLPAAAGDYVKVGVALEASAEDGDVIEVLPVESGKIVNVAA from the coding sequence ATGAGCTACAACGATTACGGAATCGGCTCGCACCCCACCGCCCAGGACATCGTCGACGGCCGCCGGGTGGAATTCAACGCCAGCGGCCATGTCGTCTACGCCCCGGCAACACGACTCGGCGTCGGCGTCTCCCGCATCTCGCAGAAAAGCGGCGAAGACATCGGCGTGGCCTACTGGAACAAGCCCGGAACGCATCACATCGAAGTGAAGGGCGCCATCGACATCGGCGACCAAGTGTTCGCCGCCGCCAACGGCACGGTGTCGGTTCTTCCGGCGGCCGCCGGAGACTACGTCAAGGTCGGCGTTGCCCTGGAAGCCTCTGCTGAAGACGGGGACGTGATCGAAGTCCTTCCCGTTGAAAGCGGCAAGATCGTCAACGTCGCCGCATAA